A genomic stretch from Erigeron canadensis isolate Cc75 chromosome 9, C_canadensis_v1, whole genome shotgun sequence includes:
- the LOC122582488 gene encoding uncharacterized protein At5g19025-like has product MRLPMVDCRSLIEFCRAFEHHKNNMTPISTPTTNNNNNKKSNNNNNSVNPLSHPFCDKSPFAALDILILILVISALGYLIIPYLHIIYIESLYILPYVLDVLQEVMYEAPVAYVIGVVAAFSGVIATIAAWEILEVKSRKCGKWKCKGLRKAVEFDIQLESEECVKYLVSRNNNNNYGEINNNCYNDVKPLELLGQDHKELEIELKKMAPVNGRTVLIFRAPCGCPAGRLEDYLG; this is encoded by the exons atgAGATTGCCTATGGTCGATTGCCGTAGCTTGATAGAATTTTGTCGTGCATTCGAACACCACAAAAATAACATGACCCCAATTAGCACCCCAACAacaaataataacaacaacaaaaaatctaacaataataataatagtgtgAATCCATTATCACATCCATTTTGTGACAAATCTCCATTTGCTGCATTAgatatacttatattaattcTTGTGATAAGTGCACTAGGATATTTAATCATACCATATctacatatcatatatattgaaTCCCTATATATATTGCCTTATGTATTAGATGTGTTACAAGAAGTGATGTACGAAGCTCCCGTGGCTTACGTGATCGGCGTGGTGGCGGCTTTTAGCGGCGTGATCGCGACGATAGCGGCGTGGGAAATACTCGAGGTGAAATCGAGAAAATGTGGCAAGTGGAAGTGTAAAGGGTTGCGAAAAGCGGTTGAGTTTGATATTCAGTTGGAGAGTGAAGAGTGTGTTAAGTATTTGGTGtctagaaataataataataattatggagaaataaataataattgttataaTGATGTGAAGCCATTGGAGTTATTGGGACAAGATCATAAAGAACTTGAAATCGAATTGAAGAAGATGGCCCCGGTTAATGGGCGGACGGTTTTGATATTTCGAGCTCCGTGTGGGTGTCCTGCTGGTAGATTGGAG GACTATTTGGGGTAA
- the LOC122581244 gene encoding pyruvate kinase, cytosolic isozyme-like encodes MDQMSTDQSLQQIGVKRPRTKIVCTLGPASRSVPMVEKLLKAGMNVARFNFSHGSYEYHQETLDNLRTAMDNTGILCAVMLDTKGPEIRTGFLKDSKPIQLKQGQEITISTDYEIKGDIETICMSYKKLAYDVKPGSVILCADGTISFSVLSCDTEKGLVRCRCENTAVLGERKNVNLPGVIVDLPTLTEKDKEDILTWGVPNKIDMIALSFVRKGSDLIEVRKLLGEHAKNILLMSKVENQEGVANFDEILANSDAFMVARGDLGMEIPIEKIFLAQKVMIYKCNIQGKPVVTATQMLESMIKSPRPTRAEATDVANAVLDGTDCVMLSGETAAGAYPELAVLTMARICIEAENTINYSDVFKRIAANAPIPMSPLESLASAAVRTANSSRATIIVVLTRGGSTAKLVAKYRPGMPILSVVVPEIQTDSFDWSCSDETPARHSLIFRGLVPVLSAGSARASHAESTEEVLGFALQHAKVKGLCKEGDAVVVLHRVGAASIIKIVNVK; translated from the exons atggATCAAATGAGTACTGATCAAAGTTTGCAACAAATCGGTGTCAAGAGACCAAGAACCAAGATTGTTTGCACACTTGGACCGGCTTCAAGATCTGTTCCAATGGTGGAGAAGCTTTTGAAAGCTGGAATGAACGTTGCAAGGTTTAACTTTTCACATGGGTCATATGAGTATCATCAAGAAACACTTGATAATTTGAGGACTGCTATGGATAATACGGGTATTCTTTGTGCCGTTATGCTTGATACcaaa GGTCCAGAGATCAGAACTGGTTTTCTGAAAGACAGCAAGCCCATCCAACTGAAGCAGGGTCAAGAAATCACCATCTCTACAGATTATGAGATTAAAGGTGACATCGAGACGATTTGCATGAGCTACAAAAAATTAGCCTATGATGTGAAACCAGGGAGTGTGATATTGTGCGCAGATGGTACCATTTCATTTAGTGTTCTTTCTTGCGACACTGAAAAGGGGTTGGTTCGTTGTCGCTGTGAGAATACTGCAGTTCTTGGTGAGAGAAAGAATGTCAATCTTCCGGGAGTGATTGTTGACTTGCCAACTTTGACTGAGAAAGACAAAGAAGATATACTCACATGGGGTGTTCCTAACAAGATTGATATGATTGCTTTGTCTTTTGTTCGCAAAGGTTCTGATTTGATTGAGGTTCGAAAGTTGTTGGGTGAGCACGCAAAGAACATCCTTCTTATGTCCAAG GTTGAGAATCAAGAAGGGGTTGCTAACTTTGATGAAATCCTAGCCAACTCCGACGCCTTTATGGTGGCGCGTGGTGACTTGGGAATGGAAATACCAATCGAAAAGATATTCTTAGCCCAAAAGGTCATGATCTACAAGTGCAACATCCAAGGTAAGCCGGTGGTAACCGCAACTCAGATGTTGGAGTCAATGATCAAATCTCCAAGGCCAACTCGAGCGGAAGCAACAGACGTTGCCAACGCGGTTCTAGATGGCACAGATTGTGTCATGCTTAGTGGTGAGACCGCAGCTGGAGCCTACCCAGAACTAGCAGTCCTAACCATGGCCAGGATTTGCATTGAAGCagaaaacacaatcaattattcAGATGTTTTCAAAAGAATAGCAGCAAATGCACCCATACCCATGAGCCCACTCGAAAGTTTAGCCTCTGCTGCAGTTAGAACTGCAAACTCATCCCGAGCCACCATCATTGTGGTCCTAACTAGAGGAGGAAGCACTGCCAAATTGGTGGCTAAGTACAGACCTGGCATGCCCATACTCTCGGTTGTGGTTCCTGAAATCCAGACCGATTCTTTTGATTGGTCTTGCAGTGATGAAACCCCAGCAAGGCATAGTTTAATCTTTAGAGGTTTGGTTCCGGTTTTATCTGCCGGGTCTGCTAGGGCTTCTCATGCCGAGTCAACCGAAGAAGTGTTGGGGTTTGCCTTGCAACATGCCAAAGTTAAGGGACTCTGCAAAGAGGGTGATGCAGTTGTGGTTCTACACCGGGTTGGAGCTGCATCTATTATCAAGATTGTGAATGTCAAGTAA
- the LOC122582888 gene encoding pumilio homolog 12, which yields MPERVHEEFDEFDKLLGEIPRATVTPNTEEFGFFNPSKNQKNLYTALDNGTFHNTLSDEKYGPRRVQYNLLDDQSFASVFQDFSIKDRPIILSPTPPLVDSSTAFNGTEYNGQQFVAIPMMPNQQQLFFHPSQQKPESHVTWRNLERELNYHPFHMNQFCKNAPNESQQAVPPSVTRFISHANGMNGSNQKVSDKILTWSRGVSRDPLGSLKFGSFERKETVSSVVKQPLPKSDDLGDRIYSMAKDQQGCRSLQKKFSEGTREDLENIFREVIVHIIELMTDPFGNYLVQKLLEVCDKHQQMQILRVITRKPGDLVRISCDMHGTRAVQKVVETLKTREQCSMVVSALKPGIIGLMKNMNGNHVAQRFLQYLKPEFNEFLFEAATMKCIELATDRHGCCVLQKCLSHSDGEPRQRLVREITSNALILSQDPYGNYVVQYVFELQVPWATSAILDQLEGNYGDLAMQKYSSNVVEKCLKYAREERRVCVVNELMNNPRLDQIMQDPYGNYVIQAALRSSKGALREALVEAIKPHVPALRTSPYGKKVLSSNGLKK from the exons ATGCCGGAACGCGTTCATGAAGAGTTTGACGAATTCGATAAGCTTCTTGGCGAGATACCTCGAGCTACTGTGACCCCAAACACTGAAGAATTTGGTTTCTTTAATCCTTCCAAGAACCAGAAAAATCTCTATACAGCTCTTGATAATGGTACATTTCATAATACATTAAGTGATGAAAAATATGGTCCAAGAAGGGTTCAATACAATCTTTTGGATGATCAATCATTCGCGTCTGTGTTTCAAGATTTTAGCATCAAAGATAGGCCGATCATCCTATCACCAACGCCGCCTTTGGTTGATTCTTCAACAGCCTTTAATGGGACTGAATATAACGGTCAACAATTTGTAGCGATCCCTATGATGCCGAATCAACAGCAGCTGTTTTTCCATCCTTCACAACAGAAGCCCGAGTCTCATGTTACTTGGAGAAATCTTGAAAGAGAACTTAATTATCATCCATTTCATATGAACCAATTCTGTAAGAATGCACCCAATGAAAGTCAGCAAGCTGTACCACCTTCGGTAACTAGATTCATAAGCCATGCTAATGGTATGAATGGGTCAAACCAAAAGGTTTCTGACAAGATACTCACATGGTCACGTGGAGTAAGCCGAGACCCTCTTGGATCTCTAAAGTTTGGTAGCTTTGAACGAAAAGAGACTGTTTCAAGTGTCGTGAAGCAACCGTTACCAAAGTCTGATGATCTAGGGGACAGAATATATAGCATGGCTAAAGATCAACAAGGATGCCGTTCATTGCAAAAGAAGTTTTCTGAAGGGACCCGGGAAGATTTGGAGAACATTTTCCGAGAGGTTATTGTGCATATTATCGAGCTAATGACAGATCCGTTTGGAAATTATCTTGTTCAGAAGCTGCTGGAAGTGTGTGACAAGCATCAACAGATGCAGATTCTTCGTGTAATTACCAGAAAGCCTGGGGATCTTGTTAGGATATCGTGTGATATGCACGG GACTCGTGCTGTTCAGAAGGTCGTTGAAACTCTTAAGACTCGTGAGCAATGTTCGATGGTTGTTTCTGCTCTGAAGCCTGGAATCATTGGCTTGATGAAGAACATGAATGGCAATCATGTTGCACAACGGTTCTTGCAGTACCTAAAACCTGAATTCAATGAG TTTCTTTTCGAAGCTGCAACTATGAAATGCATAGAACTGGCAACAGACCGGCACGGGTGTTGTGTCCTTCAGAAATGCCTGAGTCATTCTGACGGTGAACCAAGACAGCGTCTGGTTCGTGAAATCACTTCAAATGCTCTTATTCTTTCACAAGATCCATATGG GAACTATGTTGTACAATATGTATTTGAGCTTCAAGTTCCATGGGCGACATCAGCCATTCTTGATCAACTGGAGGGTAACTATGGTGACTTAGCAATGCAGAAATACAGCAGTAACGTTGTTGAAAAGTGCCTAAAATATGCAAGAGAAGAACGCCGTGTTTGTGTTGTCAATGAGCTGATGAATAATCCTCGTTTAGATCAAATCATGCAGGATCCTTATGGAAACTATGTTATCCAGGCTGCACTACGTTCTTCAAAG GGAGCTCTACGTGAAGCATTAGTCGAGGCAATAAAACCCCATGTACCTGCACTACGCACTAGCCCGTATGGTAAAAAGGTTTTGTCAAGTAACGGCCTCAAAAAATAA